In a genomic window of Nostoc sp. UHCC 0870:
- a CDS encoding Fur family transcriptional regulator, translated as MRAIRTRSQERILNLLQTMKQGISAQDIYVELRNRNQSMGLATVYRSLEALKLEGLVQVRTLSNGEALYSMALQDKHHLTCLQCGASIPIHQCPVHDLEDQLQVTHKFKIFYHTLEFFGLCGKCQMNHSQ; from the coding sequence ATGAGAGCCATACGCACCCGCAGCCAAGAGCGCATTTTAAACCTCCTGCAAACCATGAAACAAGGGATTTCTGCCCAAGATATTTATGTAGAACTACGAAATCGTAATCAGAGTATGGGTTTAGCCACGGTTTATCGCTCCTTGGAAGCCTTAAAACTCGAAGGTCTGGTGCAAGTACGGACTTTATCTAATGGTGAAGCTTTGTATAGTATGGCACTTCAAGATAAACACCACTTGACTTGCTTGCAATGTGGTGCTTCGATTCCCATTCATCAATGCCCTGTGCATGATTTAGAAGACCAGCTACAAGTCACTCATAAGTTTAAAATTTTCTACCACACTCTAGAATTTTTTGGTTTGTGTGGTAAATGTCAGATGAATCATAGTCAATAG
- the purS gene encoding phosphoribosylformylglycinamidine synthase subunit PurS, which yields MQTKYLAKIFVTLRPSVLDPAGVAVQSGLQQMGYNTVENVRIGKYIELTITSSDETKARQDMERICDQMLANPVIENYRFDLIEVETQTGVF from the coding sequence GTGCAAACCAAGTATCTAGCCAAAATTTTTGTCACCCTTCGTCCTTCAGTCTTAGATCCGGCTGGTGTGGCTGTACAATCTGGTCTCCAGCAGATGGGATACAATACCGTAGAAAATGTACGGATTGGTAAGTACATTGAATTGACGATTACATCCTCTGATGAAACTAAAGCACGTCAGGACATGGAGCGCATCTGTGACCAAATGTTAGCAAATCCTGTCATTGAAAATTACCGTTTTGATTTAATTGAGGTCGAAACTCAAACGGGAGTGTTTTAG